The Actinomycetes bacterium genome has a window encoding:
- a CDS encoding cysteine desulfurase family protein, with product MTQEHPGLSGRPIYLDYNATTPVDPRVVAAMLPFLTAEFGSPSSAHAYGQAPRDALTRARRQVAALIGASGEEIVFTGSGSEADALAIRGAVLAALATDRDHVHLVTQVTEHPAVLAACRELQRWYGVEVTYLPVHRHGVVDPDDVAAALTVDTVLVSVMHANNETGTLQRIADIAAITCSHGVLLHSDAAQSVGKVPVDVDDLGVDLLTVVGHKMYAPKGIAALYVGHGVSLHPLVGGGGQERGLRARTESVAVAVALGEAADLAGQGLAAGESTRLAGLRDGLSDWLEELIPGRVHIHGHPTRRLPNTLNLRITGVQALPLLAATTDISASTGSACHAGRDEPSGVLVGMGVDPDDAMSAIRLSAGRWTEPADVKRAAAVLAEAARAGTGGRA from the coding sequence ATGACTCAAGAACATCCGGGCCTCAGCGGGCGGCCCATCTACCTGGACTACAACGCAACCACCCCGGTCGACCCGCGCGTCGTCGCAGCGATGTTGCCGTTCCTGACGGCCGAGTTCGGCAGCCCCTCCAGTGCCCATGCCTACGGCCAGGCACCGCGCGATGCGCTGACGCGGGCCCGCCGGCAGGTGGCCGCCCTGATCGGGGCGTCCGGTGAGGAGATCGTCTTCACGGGCAGCGGGTCCGAGGCCGACGCGCTGGCCATCCGCGGGGCCGTGCTTGCCGCCTTGGCCACGGACCGCGACCACGTTCACTTGGTCACCCAGGTGACCGAGCACCCCGCGGTCCTGGCTGCCTGCCGGGAGCTGCAGCGATGGTATGGAGTCGAGGTCACCTACCTGCCCGTGCACCGTCACGGTGTCGTCGACCCCGACGACGTCGCGGCAGCCCTGACCGTGGACACGGTCCTCGTCTCAGTGATGCACGCCAACAACGAGACGGGCACCCTTCAGCGCATTGCGGACATCGCCGCGATCACCTGCAGCCACGGCGTCCTGCTGCACAGCGACGCCGCGCAGTCGGTCGGCAAGGTCCCTGTCGACGTCGACGACCTCGGCGTCGACCTGCTCACCGTCGTCGGGCACAAGATGTACGCGCCCAAGGGCATCGCCGCTCTCTACGTCGGACACGGCGTCTCCCTGCATCCCCTTGTCGGCGGCGGTGGTCAAGAACGCGGCCTGCGCGCACGGACCGAGAGCGTCGCCGTCGCGGTCGCCCTCGGCGAGGCAGCAGACCTGGCCGGCCAGGGCCTGGCCGCGGGCGAGTCGACTCGGCTCGCTGGCCTGCGCGACGGGCTGTCCGACTGGTTGGAGGAGCTGATCCCTGGCCGCGTGCACATCCACGGTCATCCCACCCGGCGGCTGCCCAACACGCTCAACCTGCGCATCACCGGAGTCCAGGCCCTCCCGCTGTTGGCCGCGACAACGGACATTTCCGCCTCCACCGGATCGGCCTGCCACGCCGGACGGGACGAACCCTCCGGCGTCCTCGTCGGCATGGGGGTGGATCCGGACGACGCCATGTCCGCCATCCGGCTCTCGGCCGGCCGCTGGACCGAGCCGGCCGACGTCAAACGGGCCGCGGCAGTCCTGGCCGAGGCTGCGCGGGCCGGCACCGGCGGCCGAGCCTGA
- a CDS encoding nucleoside phosphorylase yields the protein MELPLLEDDLDSRSMIEPSQVVRPIDASRPMVLCFFREVMDALALRPDSRTVQVLDWAHGGHPVYEIDHRGRSLAVMHPGVGAPLAGALLEEAIALGYRSFVAVGGAGALVPDLVMGHAVVVESALRDEGTSFHYLPPSRTVDADVEGVAALEATLRDAEVPFVTGRTWTTDAPYRETTSRVRRRTAEGCLTVEMEASAFIAVARYRGVAFAQVLYAGDSLAGPEWDHRDWTTATTVRERIFWIAADACLQLDSGPTGRAS from the coding sequence ATGGAACTGCCGCTACTTGAGGACGACTTGGACTCCCGGTCCATGATCGAACCCAGCCAGGTCGTCCGACCGATCGACGCGTCGCGGCCGATGGTGTTGTGCTTCTTCCGCGAGGTGATGGATGCGCTAGCCCTGCGGCCCGACTCCCGCACGGTTCAGGTCCTCGACTGGGCGCACGGCGGGCACCCCGTCTACGAGATCGACCACCGGGGCCGCAGCCTGGCTGTCATGCACCCCGGGGTCGGCGCGCCACTCGCGGGGGCCCTGCTCGAGGAGGCGATCGCGCTGGGCTACCGCAGCTTCGTCGCGGTTGGTGGTGCCGGTGCCCTGGTCCCTGACCTGGTGATGGGCCACGCGGTCGTGGTGGAAAGTGCGCTGCGAGACGAAGGAACCTCCTTCCACTACCTGCCCCCCAGCCGCACCGTTGACGCCGACGTCGAGGGCGTGGCTGCCCTGGAGGCCACGCTCCGCGACGCGGAGGTCCCCTTCGTCACAGGACGAACGTGGACGACCGACGCTCCCTACCGGGAGACCACCAGCCGGGTTCGGCGGCGTACCGCCGAAGGCTGTTTGACGGTTGAGATGGAAGCGTCCGCATTCATCGCGGTGGCGCGGTATCGGGGAGTGGCATTCGCCCAGGTGCTGTACGCAGGGGACTCGCTGGCTGGACCCGAATGGGATCACCGGGACTGGACCACAGCCACCACGGTCCGGGAACGGATCTTCTGGATCGCCGCCGACGCATGTCTCCAGCTCGACTCCGGCCCTACCGGACGGGCGTCCTGA
- a CDS encoding metalloregulator ArsR/SmtB family transcription factor, whose translation MVVAEPVLTAAGPEGPVCCPTGLTTPLDRGTAEDLARLLKAVADPARLQLLALLRASDAGEACVCDLTGPLGLSQPTVSHHLKVLTEAGLLAREKRGTWAWYSVVPGRLDEIAAVLH comes from the coding sequence ATGGTGGTAGCCGAGCCGGTGCTGACCGCGGCCGGGCCCGAGGGACCGGTCTGCTGCCCCACTGGGCTCACCACCCCGCTGGACCGTGGCACCGCGGAGGACCTGGCCCGCCTGCTCAAGGCCGTCGCCGACCCGGCCCGGCTTCAGCTGCTGGCTCTGCTCAGGGCCAGCGACGCCGGCGAAGCCTGCGTCTGCGACCTGACCGGGCCGCTCGGGCTCTCCCAGCCCACCGTGAGCCACCACCTCAAGGTGCTCACCGAGGCCGGACTCCTCGCCCGGGAGAAGCGAGGCACCTGGGCCTGGTACTCCGTCGTCCCCGGCCGGCTCGACGAGATCGCCGCTGTCCTGCACTGA
- a CDS encoding ArsI/CadI family heavy metal resistance metalloenzyme has product MSRVQLALNVSDLEASVAFYSTLFGVQPHKRRPGYANFAIAEPPLKLVLIEAPVDARGHGVAGALNHLGVEVETVDEVTAGAARLSAAGLATFDESDTTCCYALQDKVWVHDPAGAPWEIYTVKDDNPANPRPASASLPLLETVSAAGGCCGAG; this is encoded by the coding sequence ATGTCCAGGGTGCAGTTGGCGCTCAACGTGTCCGACCTGGAGGCCTCGGTGGCGTTCTACTCGACGCTGTTCGGGGTCCAGCCGCACAAGCGGCGTCCCGGGTACGCCAACTTCGCCATCGCCGAGCCGCCGCTGAAGCTGGTGCTCATCGAGGCTCCGGTCGACGCGCGGGGTCACGGCGTGGCTGGCGCGCTGAACCACTTGGGGGTCGAGGTCGAGACGGTCGATGAGGTCACGGCCGGCGCAGCTCGGCTGAGTGCGGCCGGCCTGGCGACCTTCGATGAGAGCGACACCACCTGCTGCTACGCGCTGCAGGACAAGGTGTGGGTGCACGACCCGGCCGGGGCCCCGTGGGAGATCTACACGGTCAAGGACGACAATCCGGCCAACCCGAGGCCGGCCTCGGCCTCGCTGCCACTGCTGGAGACGGTGTCGGCGGCTGGTGGGTGCTGCGGTGCCGGCTGA
- a CDS encoding arsenate reductase ArsC yields the protein MSDQPSVLFVCVHNAGRSQMAAASLTHLAGDRVEVRPAGSAPADTVNPAVVQALLEEGIDNSTETPKVLSTEAVKESDVVITMGCGDVCPVFPGKRYEDWVLDDPAGQGVDAFRPIRDEIRRRIEALIAEIAPVAG from the coding sequence GTGAGCGACCAGCCGTCCGTCCTGTTCGTCTGCGTGCACAACGCCGGCCGGTCCCAGATGGCCGCGGCCTCCCTGACCCATCTGGCGGGTGACCGGGTGGAGGTGCGCCCGGCCGGCTCGGCGCCGGCCGACACCGTCAACCCGGCCGTCGTCCAGGCGCTGCTGGAGGAGGGCATCGACAACTCCACGGAGACGCCGAAGGTGCTCTCCACCGAGGCGGTCAAGGAGTCCGACGTTGTGATCACCATGGGCTGCGGGGATGTTTGCCCGGTCTTCCCGGGCAAGCGCTACGAGGACTGGGTCCTCGACGACCCGGCTGGCCAGGGTGTCGACGCATTCCGGCCGATCCGAGACGAGATCCGCCGTCGCATCGAGGCGCTGATCGCCGAGATCGCCCCTGTCGCGGGCTGA
- the arsB gene encoding ACR3 family arsenite efflux transporter produces MTTHAHDADEAAVIGRLSTLDRFLPVWILAAMAAGLLLGRLVPSVQSWLDAVKVGQTSLPIALGLLLMMYPVLAKVRYEEMGHVTGDRRLLWLSVVLNWVIGPALMFTLAWVFLYDQPEFRTGLIVIGLARCIAMVLIWNDLACGDREAAALLVAINSVFQIVAYALLGTFYLKILPGWLGLPTQDVHFSTWEITKAVLIFLGIPLVAGYLTRRIGLRTKGRTWYEERFIPFISPFALYGLLFTIVVMFALQGEAITSDPVSVVQIAVPLLAYFAVMWGVSFFLGTRARLGYPKTATVAFTAAGNNFELAIAVSIGVWGVTSGQALAGVIGPLIEVPALVGLVYVSLWLRRKYFTPQPTPATP; encoded by the coding sequence GTGACCACGCACGCGCACGACGCCGACGAAGCGGCGGTCATCGGCCGGCTGTCGACGCTGGACCGGTTCCTGCCGGTGTGGATCCTGGCGGCGATGGCGGCCGGGCTGCTGCTCGGCCGGTTGGTCCCATCCGTTCAGTCCTGGCTGGACGCGGTCAAGGTCGGCCAGACGTCGCTGCCGATCGCTCTGGGCCTGCTGCTCATGATGTACCCGGTGCTGGCCAAGGTCCGCTACGAGGAGATGGGCCATGTCACCGGCGACCGGCGGCTGCTGTGGCTGTCGGTGGTCCTGAACTGGGTCATCGGCCCGGCGCTGATGTTCACCCTGGCCTGGGTGTTCCTCTACGACCAGCCGGAGTTCCGCACCGGGCTCATCGTCATCGGCCTGGCCCGGTGCATCGCCATGGTGCTGATCTGGAACGACCTGGCCTGCGGCGACCGGGAGGCGGCTGCGCTGCTGGTCGCGATCAACTCGGTGTTCCAGATCGTCGCCTACGCGCTGCTCGGCACCTTCTACCTGAAGATCCTGCCCGGCTGGCTCGGCCTGCCGACGCAGGACGTGCACTTCTCCACCTGGGAGATCACCAAGGCGGTGCTCATCTTCTTGGGCATCCCGCTGGTCGCCGGCTACCTCACCCGCAGGATCGGCCTGCGCACCAAAGGCAGGACCTGGTACGAGGAGAGGTTCATCCCGTTCATCAGCCCGTTCGCGCTGTACGGGCTGCTGTTCACTATCGTGGTGATGTTCGCCTTGCAGGGTGAGGCGATCACGTCCGACCCGGTGTCCGTGGTGCAGATCGCAGTGCCGCTGCTGGCCTACTTCGCCGTGATGTGGGGGGTCTCGTTCTTCCTCGGGACTCGCGCCCGCCTCGGCTACCCCAAGACCGCCACTGTGGCCTTCACCGCCGCCGGCAACAACTTCGAGCTGGCGATCGCTGTCAGCATCGGCGTCTGGGGCGTCACCTCCGGCCAGGCGCTAGCGGGGGTCATCGGCCCCCTCATCGAGGTCCCTGCCCTGGTCGGTCTCGTCTACGTATCCCTGTGGCTGCGTCGCAAGTACTTCACCCCTCAGCCCACCCCTGCCACCCCCTGA
- a CDS encoding metalloregulator ArsR/SmtB family transcription factor, with product MTELIATASAEATAARLDASVALLQAVADPIRWTVLQRLASSAACVCTLQEHVPIAANLLSYHLKVLRDAGLVTTSRRGRWIDYALADDALDRLRAALPGGGSLGSA from the coding sequence GTGACTGAACTGATTGCCACCGCTTCGGCGGAGGCCACGGCGGCTCGGTTGGACGCGTCGGTGGCGCTGCTGCAGGCGGTGGCGGACCCGATCCGGTGGACCGTGCTGCAGCGGCTGGCCTCGAGTGCTGCCTGTGTGTGCACCCTGCAGGAGCACGTGCCGATCGCGGCGAACCTGCTCAGCTACCACCTCAAGGTGCTGCGGGACGCCGGCCTGGTGACGACGAGCCGCCGGGGTCGCTGGATCGACTACGCGCTCGCCGACGACGCGCTGGACCGGTTGCGGGCAGCCCTGCCCGGTGGGGGGAGCCTCGGGTCGGCGTGA
- a CDS encoding permease: MSIVERTPTSKRGQRLTLLGAALAWVAVYRVNRWLWDRLLYDGFGMDPSARLTETVHFFLYDTVKIGLLLVGIIFVVTVLRSYMSVERTRALLGGKREGLGNVMAAGLGVITPFCSCSAVPAFIGFVAAGVPIGVTLSFLIASPLVNEIAIGMLFSLFGWQVTAIYIGAGLVIAIVAGWVLGRIGVQRWVEPFVFETKLGGQVIDSTLGLTFEQRLQMGAEEAATILRKIWPYLLVGIGLGAVIHGWAPADLFTRYAGPGNVFGVLVAVGIGVPLYSNAAGIMPLVQALHEKGLPMGTLLAFMMAVVALSLPEMILLRRVLKPQLLAAFIGVVGTGIVAVGYLFNFLLA; the protein is encoded by the coding sequence GTGAGCATCGTCGAGCGGACCCCCACCTCCAAGCGTGGACAGCGGCTCACGCTGCTGGGCGCCGCGCTGGCGTGGGTGGCGGTGTACCGGGTGAACCGTTGGCTGTGGGACCGACTGCTCTACGACGGGTTCGGGATGGACCCGTCGGCGCGGTTGACCGAGACCGTCCACTTCTTCCTCTACGACACGGTCAAGATCGGCCTGCTGTTGGTCGGGATCATCTTCGTGGTCACGGTGCTGCGCTCGTACATGAGCGTGGAGCGCACCCGCGCCCTGCTGGGCGGCAAGCGGGAGGGCCTGGGCAACGTGATGGCCGCGGGGCTCGGTGTGATCACGCCGTTCTGCTCGTGCAGCGCGGTGCCGGCGTTCATCGGGTTCGTCGCCGCCGGAGTGCCCATCGGGGTGACCCTGAGCTTTCTGATCGCCAGCCCGCTGGTCAACGAGATCGCCATCGGCATGCTGTTCTCCCTCTTCGGCTGGCAGGTGACCGCGATCTACATCGGCGCGGGCCTGGTCATCGCGATCGTCGCCGGCTGGGTGCTGGGGCGGATCGGGGTGCAGCGCTGGGTCGAGCCGTTCGTGTTCGAGACCAAGCTCGGCGGCCAGGTCATCGACAGCACGCTCGGTCTCACCTTCGAGCAGCGACTGCAGATGGGCGCCGAGGAGGCCGCGACCATCCTGCGCAAGATCTGGCCGTACCTCCTCGTGGGCATCGGCCTGGGCGCGGTCATCCACGGATGGGCGCCGGCCGACCTCTTCACCAGGTACGCCGGTCCCGGGAACGTCTTCGGGGTGCTGGTCGCCGTCGGCATCGGTGTCCCGCTGTACTCCAACGCCGCCGGGATCATGCCGCTGGTGCAGGCCCTGCACGAGAAGGGCCTGCCCATGGGCACCCTGCTCGCGTTCATGATGGCCGTCGTCGCGCTGTCGCTGCCGGAGATGATCCTGCTGCGCCGCGTCCTGAAGCCCCAGCTGCTCGCCGCGTTCATCGGCGTCGTCGGCACCGGCATCGTCGCCGTCGGCTACCTGTTCAACTTCCTGCTCGCCTGA
- a CDS encoding thioredoxin family protein yields MIIKVLGPGCNNCKTLERLTREAVDALGLDATIEKVEDYPTIVGYGVMSTPALVIDEQVVLSGRVPRAAEVKDLLAARAG; encoded by the coding sequence GTGATCATCAAGGTGCTCGGCCCCGGCTGCAACAACTGCAAGACCCTCGAACGCCTCACCCGCGAGGCCGTCGACGCCCTCGGCCTCGACGCCACGATCGAGAAGGTCGAGGACTACCCGACCATCGTCGGCTACGGGGTCATGTCCACGCCGGCGCTCGTCATCGACGAGCAGGTGGTCCTGTCCGGACGCGTACCCAGGGCCGCCGAGGTCAAGGACCTGCTCGCCGCTCGAGCAGGCTGA
- a CDS encoding alpha/beta fold hydrolase, translating to MRSATYRVPDLVLTEHTFSVPLYHGDPTSEPIEVFAREVVAAGRESDDLPWLLFLQGGPGFEAARPLRRHTPDWLDRALREFRVLLLDQRGTGRSSPVGPNDVVTHGPAGLAARLVHFRADSIVRDAEQVRRELGVERWGVLGQSFGGFCIVSYLSMHPESLSLALITGGLPPLDRSIDEVYTATYRRTADKVARHYARYPADRARVRSIVDRLAADDVRLPSGDRLTPRRFRQLGSLLGTGDGSERLHFVLELPAGSPAFLYEVAGAMSFARNPLYAVVHESCYSPGLPTHWAAERLLPAEYAADPTLLTGEHVYPWMFAEYSGLAPFAETAELLAAHEWGPLYDLQRLAANEVPTAAAIYAEDMYVEREFAEETGARIQGLRPWVTNEYEHDGLTMDGGRVLGRLLDLARDRL from the coding sequence ATGCGCAGTGCCACCTACCGGGTCCCTGACCTCGTTCTGACCGAGCACACCTTCTCGGTGCCGCTCTACCACGGAGACCCCACGAGCGAGCCGATCGAGGTCTTCGCCCGCGAGGTCGTGGCCGCCGGTCGGGAGAGCGACGACCTGCCGTGGCTGCTCTTCCTCCAGGGCGGCCCGGGCTTCGAGGCCGCCCGCCCGCTGCGGCGACACACCCCGGACTGGCTGGACCGGGCACTGCGGGAGTTCCGAGTCCTGTTGCTCGACCAGCGAGGAACGGGCCGCTCGTCACCGGTCGGACCGAACGACGTCGTCACACACGGTCCAGCCGGGCTCGCGGCACGGCTCGTCCACTTCCGCGCCGACTCGATCGTGCGCGACGCCGAGCAGGTCCGGCGCGAGCTCGGGGTCGAGCGATGGGGGGTGCTCGGGCAGAGCTTCGGCGGGTTCTGCATCGTCAGCTACCTGTCGATGCATCCGGAGTCGTTGAGCCTGGCCCTGATCACCGGCGGGCTGCCGCCGCTGGACCGCTCGATCGACGAGGTCTACACGGCCACCTACCGGCGCACCGCAGACAAGGTCGCCCGCCACTACGCCCGCTACCCGGCGGACCGTGCCCGGGTCCGCTCGATCGTGGACCGGCTGGCGGCCGACGACGTCCGGCTGCCGTCGGGCGACCGGCTCACCCCGCGCCGGTTCCGGCAGCTCGGCAGCCTGCTGGGCACGGGGGACGGGTCGGAGCGGCTGCACTTCGTGCTGGAGCTCCCAGCCGGCTCCCCCGCCTTCCTGTACGAGGTCGCCGGGGCGATGTCGTTCGCTCGCAACCCGTTGTATGCCGTCGTCCACGAGTCCTGCTACAGTCCCGGGCTGCCCACCCACTGGGCCGCCGAGCGGCTGCTGCCGGCGGAGTACGCCGCCGACCCGACCCTGCTCACGGGTGAGCACGTGTACCCGTGGATGTTCGCCGAGTACTCCGGGCTCGCGCCGTTCGCGGAGACCGCCGAGCTGCTGGCTGCGCACGAGTGGGGCCCGCTGTACGACCTCCAGCGGCTGGCCGCGAACGAGGTGCCGACGGCCGCAGCGATCTACGCCGAGGACATGTACGTCGAGCGGGAGTTCGCCGAGGAGACCGGGGCCCGGATCCAGGGACTGCGTCCGTGGGTCACCAACGAGTACGAGCACGACGGCCTGACGATGGACGGTGGCCGGGTGCTGGGACGGCTGCTCGACCTCGCCCGCGACCGCCTGTGA
- a CDS encoding IclR family transcriptional regulator — MDKSSGVGVLDKAALVLGALEAGPQSLAGLVQATGLARPTAHRLALALEHHRFVTRDLQGRFTLGPRLGELAGAAGEDRLIAAAGPVLTWLRDTTGESAQLYRRQGHERICVAVAELPSGLRDTVPVGSALSMQAGSAAQVLLAWEEPDRLHRGLAGARFTASTLSALRRRGWAQSVGEREPGVASVSAPVRSPSGRVVAAVSVSGPIERLTRTPGRLHATSVVTAAQRLSEALRPS; from the coding sequence ATGGACAAGTCTAGCGGAGTCGGCGTCCTCGACAAGGCCGCCCTCGTCCTGGGCGCGCTGGAGGCCGGCCCCCAGTCCCTGGCCGGCCTGGTCCAGGCCACCGGCCTGGCTCGACCCACGGCCCACCGGCTGGCCCTGGCCCTCGAGCATCACCGGTTCGTCACCCGGGACCTGCAGGGCCGGTTCACCCTCGGTCCCCGGCTCGGCGAGCTGGCGGGCGCGGCCGGCGAGGACCGGCTCATCGCGGCCGCCGGGCCGGTGCTCACCTGGCTGCGCGACACGACCGGAGAGAGCGCCCAGCTGTACCGCCGCCAGGGCCACGAGCGCATCTGCGTGGCCGTCGCCGAGCTTCCCTCGGGACTGCGGGACACGGTGCCGGTCGGCTCGGCGCTGTCCATGCAGGCCGGATCGGCCGCCCAGGTGCTGCTCGCCTGGGAGGAGCCGGACCGGCTGCACCGCGGGCTGGCCGGAGCCCGCTTCACGGCCAGCACGCTGTCGGCGCTGCGCCGTCGGGGCTGGGCGCAGAGCGTGGGCGAGCGCGAGCCCGGCGTCGCGTCGGTCTCCGCACCGGTGCGCAGCCCGTCCGGCCGGGTCGTGGCCGCCGTGTCGGTGTCCGGACCGATCGAGCGGCTCACCCGGACGCCGGGACGGCTGCACGCGACGTCCGTGGTCACCGCGGCCCAGCGCTTGTCCGAGGCACTGCGCCCCAGCTGA
- the leuC gene encoding 3-isopropylmalate dehydratase large subunit has product MAKTLAEKVWEAHVVHRAEGEPDLLYIDLHLVHEVTSPQAFDGLREAGRGVRRPGLTFATEDHNVPTLDIDLPIADPVSRQQVETLRRNCKEFGVPLHPLGDVEQGIVHVVGPQLGLTQPGMTVVCGDSHTSTHGAFGALAFGIGTSEVEHVLATQTLPLKPFRTMAVTVDRQLPPGVTAKDLVLAVIAQIGTGGGQGHVIEYRGEAIRSLSMEARMTVCNMSIEAGARAGMIAPDETTLEYLKDRPHAPSGADWAAAVAYWQTLRSDDDAVFDREVAIDASTLSPFVTWGTNPGQGVPLSAVVPNPDDFADEAERLGAQRALEYMGLTAGTALRDVAVDTVFVGSCTNGRIEDLRAAAAVIDGRKVVDGVRMLVVPGSVRVRLQAEAEGLDEVFTRAGAEWRHAGCSMCLGMNPDQLAPGERSASTSNRNFEGRQGKGGRTHLVSPQVAAATAVTGRLSSPADLD; this is encoded by the coding sequence ATGGCGAAGACGCTGGCTGAGAAGGTGTGGGAGGCTCACGTCGTCCACCGGGCCGAGGGTGAGCCCGACCTGCTCTACATCGACCTGCATCTCGTGCACGAGGTGACCAGCCCGCAGGCCTTCGACGGCCTGCGTGAGGCCGGCCGGGGCGTCCGGCGTCCAGGTCTCACCTTCGCCACCGAGGACCACAACGTCCCGACGCTCGACATCGACCTGCCGATCGCCGACCCGGTGTCGCGCCAGCAGGTCGAGACGCTGCGCCGCAACTGTAAGGAGTTCGGCGTCCCGCTGCACCCGCTCGGGGACGTCGAGCAGGGCATCGTGCACGTCGTCGGCCCGCAGCTGGGACTGACCCAGCCGGGCATGACGGTCGTCTGCGGCGACTCGCACACCAGCACCCACGGCGCCTTCGGTGCGCTGGCGTTCGGCATCGGCACCAGCGAGGTCGAGCACGTCCTGGCCACCCAGACCCTGCCGCTCAAGCCGTTCCGCACCATGGCCGTGACCGTCGACCGGCAGCTGCCCCCCGGCGTCACCGCCAAGGACCTGGTGCTCGCGGTCATCGCGCAGATCGGCACCGGCGGCGGTCAGGGCCACGTCATCGAATACCGCGGCGAGGCCATCCGGTCCCTGTCGATGGAGGCCCGGATGACGGTGTGCAACATGTCGATCGAGGCCGGAGCCCGGGCCGGCATGATCGCCCCGGATGAGACGACCCTCGAGTACCTCAAGGACCGCCCGCATGCGCCGTCGGGCGCGGACTGGGCCGCCGCGGTCGCCTACTGGCAGACGCTGCGCAGCGACGACGACGCCGTTTTCGACCGTGAGGTGGCCATCGACGCCTCCACCCTGAGCCCGTTCGTCACCTGGGGCACCAACCCCGGACAGGGCGTGCCGCTGTCGGCTGTCGTCCCGAACCCGGACGACTTCGCCGATGAGGCCGAGCGGCTCGGGGCCCAGCGCGCACTGGAGTACATGGGTCTCACGGCTGGCACGGCGCTGCGCGACGTCGCGGTGGACACCGTGTTCGTCGGCTCGTGCACGAACGGCCGGATCGAGGACCTGCGGGCCGCGGCTGCAGTGATCGACGGCCGGAAGGTGGTGGACGGCGTCCGGATGCTCGTGGTGCCCGGGTCGGTGCGGGTCCGGCTGCAGGCCGAGGCGGAGGGGCTGGACGAGGTGTTCACCCGGGCCGGTGCCGAGTGGCGGCATGCCGGCTGCTCCATGTGCCTGGGCATGAACCCCGACCAGCTGGCACCGGGCGAGCGCAGCGCGTCGACGTCGAACCGCAACTTCGAAGGCCGTCAGGGCAAGGGTGGCCGGACCCATCTGGTGTCACCGCAGGTCGCCGCGGCGACCGCTGTCACTGGGCGGCTGTCGTCGCCCGCGGACCTGGACTAG
- the leuD gene encoding 3-isopropylmalate dehydratase small subunit: MEKFVAHTGRAVPLRRSNVDTDQIIPAVYLKRVSRSGFEDGLFAAWRQDPAFVLNQPRYAGATVLVAGPDFGTGSSREHAVWALQNYGFRVVVSPRFADIFRGNSLKGGLLTVELSLDVVERIWAAVEADPATEVTVDLEAREVRWSDQAVPFVLDDYTRWRLMEGLDDIGLSLRHEAAIDDFEHRRPAFLPTTP; encoded by the coding sequence ATGGAGAAGTTCGTCGCCCACACCGGACGGGCCGTGCCGCTGCGGCGCAGCAACGTCGACACCGACCAGATCATCCCGGCGGTGTACCTCAAGCGGGTGAGCCGCAGCGGATTCGAGGACGGGCTGTTCGCCGCCTGGCGGCAGGACCCGGCGTTCGTGCTCAACCAGCCGCGGTACGCCGGCGCCACCGTGCTCGTCGCGGGGCCGGACTTCGGCACCGGGTCGTCGCGCGAGCACGCGGTCTGGGCCCTGCAGAACTACGGCTTCCGGGTGGTCGTCTCGCCCCGGTTCGCGGACATCTTCCGGGGCAACTCACTCAAGGGCGGGCTGCTGACCGTGGAGCTGTCCCTCGACGTGGTGGAGCGGATCTGGGCCGCCGTCGAGGCGGACCCGGCCACCGAGGTCACCGTCGATCTGGAGGCTCGCGAGGTGCGTTGGAGCGACCAGGCCGTGCCGTTCGTCCTCGACGACTACACCCGCTGGCGGCTCATGGAGGGCCTCGACGACATCGGACTGAGCCTTCGCCACGAGGCGGCAATCGACGACTTCGAACACCGCCGTCCGGCCTTTCTGCCGACCACTCCCTGA
- a CDS encoding HU family DNA-binding protein, with the protein MNRTELVDQLSERLEKSKQETAKLVDELFDYIQAAVARGEKVAITGFGVFEKVERAARTARNPRTGATVKVKKTAVPRFRAGAQFKEVTSGARKIAKKASAPVKAAATKAPAKAAPAKAAAAKKAPAKKAPAKKAPAKAAVRKATPAKAAPAKTAAKKAVPAKAAPAKKAPVSATAAKKAAPAKKAPARKAPAKKAPAKRA; encoded by the coding sequence GTGAACAGGACCGAACTGGTCGACCAGCTGTCCGAACGGTTGGAGAAGAGCAAGCAGGAGACGGCGAAGCTCGTCGACGAACTCTTCGACTACATCCAGGCCGCGGTCGCTCGCGGCGAGAAGGTCGCCATCACCGGCTTCGGCGTCTTCGAGAAGGTCGAGCGCGCAGCGCGGACCGCCCGCAACCCCCGCACCGGCGCCACCGTCAAGGTGAAGAAGACTGCGGTCCCGCGCTTCCGCGCCGGGGCCCAGTTCAAGGAGGTCACCAGCGGGGCCCGCAAGATCGCCAAGAAGGCCTCAGCCCCGGTGAAGGCGGCGGCGACCAAGGCGCCCGCGAAGGCCGCGCCGGCCAAGGCGGCTGCCGCCAAGAAGGCGCCGGCCAAGAAGGCGCCGGCCAAGAAGGCGCCGGCCAAGGCGGCTGTCCGGAAGGCCACCCCGGCCAAGGCGGCTCCCGCCAAGACTGCGGCGAAGAAGGCGGTGCCCGCGAAGGCGGCCCCGGCCAAGAAGGCTCCGGTCAGCGCGACCGCCGCCAAGAAGGCCGCGCCGGCGAAGAAGGCGCCCGCCCGCAAGGCTCCGGCCAAGAAGGCTCCCGCCAAGAGGGCCTGA